The Rosa rugosa chromosome 1, drRosRugo1.1, whole genome shotgun sequence genomic sequence ACAAAAGCTGATAAAGATAATTTATGAAAGCTTGGTTTTGGTCCAATTTCCCAAACTATAGAATAAAAACGTTGTTATTGGATCAGGGTTGGCATGTACGTCGGTTTTGGGTGGTGGGATTCTCAGTAATATAATCATGTCTGGAACAATATATATATGCCTCGTGCGTCGAGCAAATAACCTCACGTGCCTTCAACGTTACAAGACTGCAACGCCTCTCTGCCCAGAATTTCATAATGTTATTATTCACAGCTAGTTGAGCAAACTATGATTCCCTTCTCTTTCAATCCCAAAACTATTCTGTATATGAAAATCAACGCAACGTTTTCGACCATTAGTTTTTCCGTAACCAAATCCCCAGAGGCTGACATCTGGTAATGTTTAATGTTTTCCCAGTTATGGTGCATTGAAAAATAGATGCAAGAGTTGAAAAACACAGTTTTAATGTACTCTAATTAATTTGCTTAGGCTTCTTCCACTCACATGATGACATGATATATATGCTTctcttcccttttcttttcttgtcgCTACTTGTAACTTTTTTAGTGTCGGTGAGTGTTTTTCTGTAGAGaaagagggagggagagagagcggTGGCCGGTGAGATTGGGTTGAAACTTGTCGCCGTCTGACGTCTGAGTGCAGCACTACTACATCGTATGATTTGGACTCGCATGCCGATTCCAAAATCGGATGCCAGTACGTTTCCAAAAATAGAAGTTTATAATGCGTGAATAACTCATTTTTAACAAGAAACGTATGTAACTAAACTAAATGCTCGCAAACAATTTGATTTTACATAGAATTTTGGTATATGCTGAATGTACCTGGTTGAATAATTTGTACGTAAATCATTGCGTACGTGAACCATCTTTTTTTATGCCGAAGGCTGTCGGTGTTGGATTCCTTCTCGATGAGCAGCATCGGTCACTCAAAAGCCAATTAATCATTCGGATGGCCTTGTCATTTCTCACACTATTATTGAGATAAATTGATTGTGTGATTCTCAATTCCATTGTTCACATAACCAGTGATCCGATCCTGATGCATGCAATGCATTATTTTAGTGCATGATTCCACATCTGCATCATCTTCAACTAAAATAATTTCTTGCCTTTATTCATATGCATAGTTCATTAACTGGAGGGGTCAATTATGTATAATAAGGCATGCATTAACCATCATTATGATATTTAAAGGGAATAAACCATGTCAACGTACCAAAGCTATAATTATATAATGCTATAGCTAGCACAATTAGGCCGAGCAATAATCAAGTAGCAGTACTACATtgcctttttaatttttagggGGCCATATTATGATTTCATCAGTTCTAGCTTCATACCAATTAATTAGCCAACGGTGCACAGCTTCGAATTATAATGTACGTGAAATTGTTTCAGAAAAATACAAACCATCTAATTAGGCCGGGGCAAGCTACAACGTTAAGAGGCATTAGCTAATATACAAGCAATCCTTAATCAGGTCTATATAGAACAACTGGTGCTTATATCAAGAGTGTCATATATGATCAAAATGTGAAGCTTCCTAATATTCACACAACCCCTTTTGGCCTTTCCCTACTTATCCAAatagaagaaaagaggaaaaggaaaaggaaaaagaaaaagaagcaaacttTGCATATAAGTGATGGAGCACAGATGAATAGGATCACGTTAACACCTTCAGTACAAAGCTGGAGATCAAGGTGTTTGCCATTattacctgaaaaaaaaaaatcaccacaTGCATGCTAGCTTCCAAACTCCACCTCTCTGAAATTAGGAAGCTAGGAAACGTTTCCAATCTTCCATTTGCATGTGAGGCTTGTGAGGTTGATGACTTTTTGGTTGCCTCGGTCACAGCGTTCATAGAGATCCTCCAACACAAAAGCTAGCGTGGCTTATTAGGGAATCAAATGTACCAGTCATCCTCCCCAGAAAAAAGAGCAAAAGAGATCATCCTTAACGCACCCCTTTATATCTCTAATCATTCAACCACACCATATACGAGTTCATCTCActttttcacttttactttctaAATCACATGAGTGAGTGTGACTTAGAAGTTGGGTAACATGAGTTCATCTCACGAATTACTATACCAATATTGTTACCAATTTAATCAAATTATAAGTTGGGTATCATAACGAGCTAATAAACTATCTACTTATAcattatatttattttgtcgTTTTGGATACTTCACATTATGTCATGGTTACGAGGGTAACCCAACCGTTATCTGATGATCAAGACAAGAATATGATTATGGTTGCAAATTAAGACTAATCCAATTGAATGACCGATGATTCGTGGAGAGGTATCAGAAGACGATCGTAAAGTTAAACACTCTTTCAAATTAATCATTTAGTCTAATTTGATCAAGTCTTCTATATAGGGTCTAGGGAAAGTGTTAAGTAATCAAATATTATGTTTCAAGAGTTGAATCATATTATGTAGcctaatttaattaattttctacTAATTCTAATTGTCTTCCATAGTCTATGAATAACTCCAAAATGgtaaaaacaaagtaaaaaagttcataaaatatatattattgtaTATTTTGACCAGTGTCTAGAGACTCAGTCCCTCCCGTCTTGCTCTGCTCTCTTTGCTTTTCCGAAGGCAAAGGGATCCCAAACGCTTTCACCCCACCAACCGCCATTTCTCTTGCGTAAAGCTTTCTCATCCATAATTTGTACTATATGTCTATGTCCCATTGTACTCATTGCTAGCTagaaagagataaaagagaaagtGAAACAGAGAAGAATTATCTGCCAAGGTACATATTATAAAGGCAAAATGGATGTGGGTAGGAGGAGATCAGATGCAGGAGTGCTCAGGACTGGGAACACTGTGGTTGCAGGGTCAGTGTGGGAGAACAGGATGAAGCTTGATGAAGTCAGAGGTGGGATTAAGGTCTTCAATGGTGATCAGGAGAATTCTGAAGAGAGCAGCAGTAATGGGGTTgctgcaacaacaacaactccTAGCACAAGGTTGAAGAGAGGTCAATCTGTTGGTGGAGCAGTGAGCAATGGGAAGAGAAAGACTTGGAAATCTGATACAAGGGTTGAAGGTTTGGACAAGAGTGGGTCCAGAGGAAAATCTGAGTTGAAGAATTCTGATGAACAGTGCAAGGAGTTGAGTGTTTCTGTCGATGGGATCAAGAACAGCCCAACTCAGGTGAGGTCTGTGAGGAGACTTAGATCTGAGGGAAGCAAGGAGAGTCAAAATGCTGTTGCTTCTGATAAAGCTGAGAGGAGCCCGGTTGGGAGTAGGAAGCCAAGGACTGAATTGCTGAAAAGTGCTAGTGATTTGGGTAAGGAGGAGGGAATTGAGAAGAATTTGGGTCAGTTGAGGAAGGTGAAATCGGAGTCGATCAGGGGAAGTGATTCTTCTGGCAATGCAATTCAATTGGGGAAGGTGAAATCGGAATCGAATAAGGCCTCCCCAGATGAATTGGATAAGGGAGTTGACAAGTCTGTTGAGGTGATTGAGAAAATCCCAGTTGGGGAGGAGACCGGAGATGGTGGATCTGATGAGAATTGCAAGGAGTTTGGTGTGTGCAGAGAAATGGTGGTTCCAAGCAATGTGGATGTGGTCAAATCTGATCCAACAGAATTGGTGAATGATGTTgctgatgatgaagatggtgatgaagaagaagaagaagaagaagaattggagGAAGAGGTGGATGAAGAAATTGAGGTTGAAGTTGAAAAGATGAGCCTTGATATTAAGGAAATCAATGCACCGGTACAAGAGAAAGCAccagttgaagaagaagcaccAGTTGAAGAAAAAGCACCAGTTCAAGTGAGAGCACCGGTTCAAGAAAAAGCACCAGTTCAAGTGAGAGCACCAGTTCAAGAGAAAGTGAGAGCACCAGTGCAAGAGAAATTAAGCAAGGTTGTGAATGAAGTGAAGGTAGTGAATGAAGTTAAGAAGTTTCAATTATTTGACCGCAAATTAAGAAACCAAGAAGTGAAAAAGCTTCAACATGTTCATCAAAAGCCAGAAACGATCTCCGTTAATCTGAAAAAGCAATCTCCTGTTATGAAACGTGCAGAAGTCTACTCAAACGTCCCTAAACAAACATCATGTAAGTTCTTAATTTCTCTCTTTTGAACTctgcatctttttcttcttattataGAATTGAGCCTGGACTGTTCTGTTTGTACCAATTAGATGCAGCTCCAAATGATCAGTACCATAGCTTCCCAGAAACACATAGCAGATTGCAAAGTTTAGGTGAGTTTTCATTCCTAATTTATTGAATTGCACCTTCTACTGCAGTTTCTTTCTAAAGGGtacatttttccattttttttttccagcggATTTAGTAATGTGGAAAGATGTATCAAGATCAGTTTTTATATTTGGGATTGGAACATTTGTGATACTATCATCCTCCTACATGAAGGATCTAAATATCAGGTAAGCAAAATCCCAATCGAAAAATGTCCAATCCCAGCTTCAATTTTGTTCTAAATCTTTTTTGATTCTTGGTCTACAGCTTCATTTCTGTCATATCCTATATGAGCCTTGTTTATCTGGCTGTCATCTTCCTCTTCAGGTCCATCATCTTGAGGTAAATTCTTTGATTTGCAACCATTATTTATGAACATGTTTATATTAGATTAGCATACATTTCCAAGTTGATCTCTTTCTGATTCCTTTTCTTAATTTCTTTAAATGTCAGGGGAGCTTATGAAATAGAAAATGCAAATTCTGTGGTGGGTGAAGAAGAAGCAATTTGGTTACTGAAACTGGTCCTGCCTTACTTGAATGAGTTCCTGCTAAAGTTTAAAGCTTTGTTTTCTGGTGACCCTGCCACCACAATTAAGGtaattctcttttttcttcatgTCTTTTTCTATTTCCGCAAATACATTAAAAGGTGTAGAAAtatgatgatatatatattgtaatttTGGCAGTTGGCAGTGCTGCTCTTTGTTTTGGCCAGGTGTGGCAGCTCCATAACCATTTGGACAATGGCCAAAGTAGGTGAGTTTCACTTTCCCTTTGCTCTTAATTTTGGAGTTGTAATACTCAAGAATACTAGAGTATAGAACACTTCCGAAACTGTGAGAGCATTATAGATTTATTATAGTGAAACAGTTGATGTAATAATGGGGAGTTTCTTCCCAGCAGCCAAAACGGTATAAAATTCTCTGTGTCTCTCTGAACCTTCTTCACTTCTACACAACTGACACCACTGCTTGGTTTTGCCAACTATGACAGGCTTTTTCGGAGTTTTCACCATACCAAAAGTGTGCTCTTTGTATTCTACCCAGATAACAATCTTCGGTAAATTCCTGCAATCATTTTCTCCCTCCCTACTAATCATGCATACTATTATTACAAAGTTACTGTACCAATTTTTACACCATTATAGTTAGCTGTAGCACCTTTAGTTTGACTATCAGCTCAGATCTTTACCTAATGTGGCCCATCATAATTCATGTCTGATCTAACGGCTTTATTAGACCTGGTCTGGATTTGATGGGGCCCAAGTCAATATGACCCCATACATTAATGCCCATGATGGGTACTCGGGTAGGGTCTTTGAATTAACATAACACCATGATAAAACATTGAAGCTCCAAATATCTCCGATTTAATTGTCGGGCAGAACATTAAAGTGATTGGTGATCAAATAGACGCTCTAAAATGCATTTGATTTACATGTGAagtttctttgcattttttGATTCCGAgtaaagaaaattttcttttttcattctcCAAGCTTCTAATTTGCATCTTCAACCTCTCTTTTCTCTTCGACATTTTGACCAAACAACAGTAGTTAGGGCCCCCACACCATAATTTTACTAGTTATGGCCCATTATCTTCTAATGGGTTATAATTTCTGTCATTTTCAAATTTTTAGTGGGGTTGTCGAGAGGCCACAATCCTTAATGGGTATTTTATGGGTTTATGATCTGGCCCAATAGGTCTATTCTGCCTTTTAGTAAACTAGTGAATAGATGAAAAGACCCAGCTACAGCTAATGTCATGAAATGTTCTCAGATAATATGCAATAGTGATATTTCACCATCTGATGTGCTACTGAATTGGTGTTCATTATGTGAAGCTAAATTTTGGGTGCGACGGTTTCGGGATGCTTGGGACTCCTGCTCTCACAAGAAACCAGTGACCATTGCGATCTTTCTACTAGTATGGAACTTATCTTCAGTAGAGGCTCGAATTTGGGCAGGTACGCAAATCCAAACCCTAGTATGTTTCAAACGATCAATTGTTTGTATACGTTATGTATATGATTACGAAATTCAAAATGTTGCAGCGTTCATTTTGGTGGTGGCGTTCCGATACTATCAGCAGAAGTTGGTGACGGAGGAGTGGGTGGAAGATGATGTAGCAgcagtagaagaagaagaaggagctgaAGAAACTTGGCAGGGAGGACAAAGAGCCACTCCAGTTGATATTCACATCACTAAACAAAAGAAAGGATTCTAAAAGTATATACCAATATATCATATCAAATAATGCGCTCATTTGCCcgctttttttttcccccttcttTTTTGTCCCTTGATTTACTGTAAATATGAGGGACATTTGTTGATTCTGTCATACTAAGTTACTAACAAGTGTAGGAGGAAATTGTGAGTTTGTGACCAATAACTACTTCACATTACATGTACCCTTACAAATATGAATGAAAATGGCAGTTGGTTGATTGGTCAACAATGCTTCTTATTTGCTTGAGTTACAGAAATATAATGGTGTTCATCAAAACCCCAATAATTTCCTTCCActtcattttcattgttttcgctagaaaaataaaaacaaattgaGCCAAAATTGGACGCAATCAAGATCCAATTTATTGGGCTAGACTCTAGCCCGCTCTAAAATCAGGATGTCAAGTCCAGGCAATATCGCCTAGAATATTGTTATTCTTTCAGCCAAGCATGTAAACTTCATATAGTCGAGCCGGTGAACTATCTCTCCTTTTAGTCGAACAGATGAACAgtcttagaaagaaaaaaagttttaaCCATTGAAAACTCTTGGGATGACAAGATGTcagaatggaagaggaaaggaGAGGGAGGGTAGTAGCAAAATATTACAATATTAGAaatacaaaataataaaaagtacAGGCCATATAAGCaaaatatttctttttgttttccaaAATTTCGGTCTCCAATTCTAACCCGCTTTATTCCGGGCTCGGGGCAAAAAGACccgctcttttttttattttattttttattattctttctctccctctctctctctctcaaaatccaAACGAAAGCTTCAAAATTTGACGAGCTTCTCTGCAACCCTAACCCCAACAACTGCTTCGCAACCCATCACGGTACATTCACTACTTCATTTCATCCTTCTCTTCTTATAAAAGATACGGTTCTTAATTTGATTTTGTGATTTACTGGTTTCACCGAAATCGATTTCTAGGGTTCTTTCAATCTCGCATAATTAATCGAATAGCTAGCTTCTTATCACTTGTTAGGTCTTCGCACCGAACCAGTTTGGTTGTTCATTGTGTAATAATGTTAAAGTTGCTACCTTtattctttgttcttgattttcACTAGTAGAAATATTGATGTTGTTTGTGGGTTTAAGTGTTGAGGAGTTATTTTGGGGCAAGTGAGAAGCTTTAGGTTTAatatagcatttttttttttcgttgtcgATTTCGAATGGTAGGAAtgttgattgtttatgtgtatCTTCTATTGCATCCACTTTGAGGTGAACATTTGGTAATGTGTTTGATTGTGTGGATAATGTAGATGAGTCTTGCCGAGTCCCCAGTGCACTCTTCTAGCAGTGATGGCTTTGCTGGGTTGCTTGAGAGAGAACTAGAGTCCGGTTCTTCGGAGTCGTCACCAGATGAAGGAGATAAAGCAGCTGATGACGATGGCAGTGATGTTGAAAGTGAGAGCAGGTGTGTTGAGTTCTGTTTGTTTCGTGTTTCATGCAGTATGAGTTTCTATCAGATATTGTAATTTCTGTAAATCTATAAGTCAAAGTTCTATTTGGAGCCATTCAGATACGATTTGTGACTTGCATTGCAGGATAAAAAGGCGTAAGGTAGAGAATCTGGAAAGCTTAGAGGAAACCATTGCGTCAACTTCACAAGGACTCTCAGAAGAAAAGCCAGGTAACCTTTTGATCTCTTTTGGATTGTTTTGTGTTTCATTTTTTAACCCCAAACACTGGAAGAGGACTTATTGATTCTGTGTGAAGTGTTTTGAACTGTCTTAGATGACACATACCTGTTTGCTACATACAACCTAAGACCAACTTAGTAAGGGAGCTTTTGTTCAAAGACTTACTAAAGTGCTCCTATTCTATCATACTTTGTTATGTCCATCTACCTCGTGGTCTGTTTGCATGTCTCTATTTAAAATTTGTGAAAGCTGAAAAGTTAAGTGCAGTTATTGTGGGCTGTATATATAGATGTATAACAGAAGTTCAAATATCAATCAAGTATCAGGTTTATTGTTTGTATGTCTAAAGACTTGACAAACTGCTTTGCTGTTGCCTTGATTGTTTTGATGAAAACGTTGTTTGGTAGATTTTTGAATATTACattttagaatttattttcttcacT encodes the following:
- the LOC133708854 gene encoding reticulon-like protein B21 isoform X1, yielding MDVGRRRSDAGVLRTGNTVVAGSVWENRMKLDEVRGGIKVFNGDQENSEESSSNGVAATTTTPSTRLKRGQSVGGAVSNGKRKTWKSDTRVEGLDKSGSRGKSELKNSDEQCKELSVSVDGIKNSPTQVRSVRRLRSEGSKESQNAVASDKAERSPVGSRKPRTELLKSASDLGKEEGIEKNLGQLRKVKSESIRGSDSSGNAIQLGKVKSESNKASPDELDKGVDKSVEVIEKIPVGEETGDGGSDENCKEFGVCREMVVPSNVDVVKSDPTELVNDVADDEDGDEEEEEEEELEEEVDEEIEVEVEKMSLDIKEINAPVQEKAPVEEEAPVEEKAPVQVRAPVQEKAPVQVRAPVQEKVRAPVQEKLSKVVNEVKVVNEVKKFQLFDRKLRNQEVKKLQHVHQKPETISVNLKKQSPVMKRAEVYSNVPKQTSYAAPNDQYHSFPETHSRLQSLADLVMWKDVSRSVFIFGIGTFVILSSSYMKDLNISFISVISYMSLVYLAVIFLFRSIILRGAYEIENANSVVGEEEAIWLLKLVLPYLNEFLLKFKALFSGDPATTIKLAVLLFVLARCGSSITIWTMAKVGFFGVFTIPKVCSLYSTQITIFAKFWVRRFRDAWDSCSHKKPVTIAIFLLVWNLSSVEARIWAAFILVVAFRYYQQKLVTEEWVEDDVAAVEEEEGAEETWQGGQRATPVDIHITKQKKGF
- the LOC133708854 gene encoding reticulon-like protein B21 isoform X2; its protein translation is MDVGRRRSDAGVLRTGNTVVAGSVWENRMKLDEVRGGIKVFNGDQENSEESSSNGVAATTTTPSTRLKRGQSVGGAVSNGKRKTWKSDTRVEGLDKSGSRGKSELKNSDEQCKELSVSVDGIKNSPTQVRSVRRLRSEGSKESQNAVASDKAERSPVGSRKPRTELLKSASDLGKEEGIEKNLGQLRKVKSESIRGSDSSGNAIQLGKVKSESNKASPDELDKGVDKSVEVIEKIPVGEETGDGGSDENCKEFGVCREMVVPSNVDVVKSDPTELVNDVADDEDGDEEEEEEEELEEEVDEEIEVEVEKMSLDIKEINAPVQEKAPVEEEAPVEEKAPVQVRAPVQEKAPVQVRAPVQEKVRAPVQEKLSKVVNEVKVVNEVKKFQLFDRKLRNQEVKKLQHVHQKPETISVNLKKQSPVMKRAEVYSNVPKQTSSPNDQYHSFPETHSRLQSLADLVMWKDVSRSVFIFGIGTFVILSSSYMKDLNISFISVISYMSLVYLAVIFLFRSIILRGAYEIENANSVVGEEEAIWLLKLVLPYLNEFLLKFKALFSGDPATTIKLAVLLFVLARCGSSITIWTMAKVGFFGVFTIPKVCSLYSTQITIFAKFWVRRFRDAWDSCSHKKPVTIAIFLLVWNLSSVEARIWAAFILVVAFRYYQQKLVTEEWVEDDVAAVEEEEGAEETWQGGQRATPVDIHITKQKKGF